The following coding sequences lie in one Candoia aspera isolate rCanAsp1 chromosome 11, rCanAsp1.hap2, whole genome shotgun sequence genomic window:
- the CHTF8 gene encoding chromosome transmission fidelity protein 8 homolog: MVQLAVRRAARGEAAEWLLLELQGQLEARGGGGGGGGLAGRLLGDLHYTQEGVPVLIVGHHVLYGKVVRLEKAVAVLRRAAAPPEDPAAYEVAALIRTKLLFKTRPKPIIPSAAKKA; this comes from the exons ATGGTGCAGCTGGCCGTGCGCCG GGCGGCGCGCGGGGAGGCGGcggagtggctgctgctggagctGCAGGGGCAGCTGGaggcgcgcggcggcggcggcggcggcggcgggctggCCGGGAGGCTGCTGGGGGACCTGCACTACACCCAGGAG GGAGTGCCGGTGCTGATCGTGGGCCACCACGTCCTCTACGGGAAGGTCGTGCGGCTGGAGAAGGCCGTGGCCGTCCTGCGCAGAGCCGCCGCCCCCCCCGAGGACCCCGCCGCCTACGAGGTCGCCGCGCTCATCCGGACGAAGCTGCTCTTCAAAACGCGCCCCAAGCCCATCATCCCCAGCGCGGCCAAGAAGGCCTGA
- the UTP4 gene encoding U3 small nucleolar RNA-associated protein 4 homolog isoform X1: MGEFQVHRARLFAFVPAGVRCLAAPGARPPRRRLAAGRLDGAVELYDLQANGAQEKVIPGHEARVAEALCWAAGERLFGAGLGGAVVEYDLERLRVKCSVDAFGGPLWSMAADPAGTQLAVGCEDGSIKLFRVLSDKVQFERQLDRQKERILSLSWHPSGTKIAAGSVDCFYIFDVKSGHISQRILVERRLQGSPSQKCLVWGLAFLSEGTVVSADSAGKVQFWDSEMGTLLSKHPISKAAVLSVAVAEAEDSLVVGTSEGTVYQFQLLPVKLGSTEHQWVRTRPFRHHTHDVRTVAHTATAFISGGLDGQLVIRPLMEKVESKTYEAALRTITFPHRCLVSCARRARLLLFQYPQHLELWRLGTTNTPGEDAHGSQCAGRPGEVLPVSCPPQNLLQLKAKGPEHIRSSCVSPCGSWIAYSTATRFYLHQVQLVGDLVSINRVRKTPKLNGSAHHLLFSNDSTRLFAASDRGCVHVLLLLQSGACKHLHILRPNLEMSEAVHRLAVSADGRWLSAAGGDWDIHIYNLENTKLHCTVPAYGCPVTALAIHPATNNLIITHSDQQVFEFSIKDKGYTPWSRELQQLGLHKDWLERDTPITHIAFRPRHSSHVLLHDTYMFCILDTLLPLHQDAAASKQQAQLVKAAQRHRGRAFKICKRFQPLLFVDFLDESSLVAVERPLMDIKAQLPPPIYQKKFGT; encoded by the exons ATGGGCGAGTTCCAGGTGCACCGCGCGCGGCTCTTCGCCTTCGTGCCCGCCGGGGTCCGCTGCCTGGCCGCCCCCGGCGCCcgcccgccccgccgccgccTGGCCGCCGGCCGCCTCGACGGCGCCGTGGAGCTCTACGACCTGCAGGCCAACGGCGCCCAGGAGAAG GTGATCCCGGGCCACGAGGCGCGCGTCGCGGAGGCGCTGTGCTGGGCGGCGGGCGAGCGGCTCTTCGGCGCCGGGCTCGGCGGGGCGGTGGTCGAGTACGACCTGGAGAGACTGCGCGTCAAGTGCTCGGTGGATGCCTTCGGGGGGCCCCTCTGGAGCATGGCCGCCGACCCCGCCGGGACTCAGCTGGCG GTTGGCTGTGAGGACGGATCCATTAAGCTGTTCCGCGTCCTATCTGACAAAGTCCAGTTTGAAAGGCAGCTGGACCGACAGAAAG AGCGCATCCTCTCTCTCTCGTGGCATCCGTCTGGGACCAAGATTGCAGCTGGCTCCGttgactgcttctacatcttTGATGTCAAATCTG GCCACATCAGCCAGCGGATACTGGTGGAGAGACGTCTGCAAGGCTCCCCCAGCCAGAAATGCCTGGTTTGGGGCCTGGCCTTCCTTTCAGAGGGCACAGTGGTCAGCGCGGACTCTGCTGGAAAAGTGCAGTTCTGGGATTCGGAGATGGGGACTCTGCTCTCCAAGCATCCCATCAGCAAAGCTGCAGTGCTTTCGGTGGCCGTGGCTGAG GCAGAAGACAGTCTTGTGGTTGGCACGTCGGAAGGGACGGTATATCAGTTCCAGCTGCTGCCAGTGAAGCTGGGCAGCACTGAGCACCAGTGGGTGCGGACCAGACCCTTTCGGCATCACACTCATGATGTGCGGACAGTGGCGCACACCGCCACAGCATTCATCTCTGGAG GGCTGGATGGACAACTCGTGATCCGACCCCTGATGGAGAAGGTGGAGTCGAAGACCTACGAAGCCGCCCTCCGCACAATCACCTTCCCTCAC AGGTGCCTCGTCTCCTGCGCCAGGAGAGCCCGACTCCTCCTCTTCCAGTACCCCCAGCACCTGGAGCTCTGGAGGCTTGGCACCACAAACACCCCTGGTGAGGATGCGCATGGCTCCCAATGTGCAG GAAGGCCTGGCGAAGTCCTGCCAGTGTCCTGCCCACCCCAGAACCTGCTCCAGCTGAAGGCTAAG GGTCCAGAGCACATCCGCAGCAGCTGCGTCTCTCCATGTGGCAGCTGGATTGCCTACTCCACAGCTACCAGGTTCTATCTGCATCAGGTCCAGCTCGTTGGCGACCTCGTTTCCATCAACAGA GTTCGTAAGACTCCCAAGCTGAACGGCTCAGCCCACCACCTGCTTTTTTCCAACGACTCCACCAGGCTTTTTGCGGCATCGGATCGTGGCTGCGTGCATGTACTTTTGCTCTTGCAGTCAGGGGCCTGCAAGCACCTACACATCCTTCGTCCGAATTTGG AGATGTCAGAAGCAGTGCACCGGCTGGCGGTGAGCGCAGATGGCAGGTGGCTGTCTGCAGCTGGAGGAGACTGGGACATCCACATCTACAACTTGGAGAACACCAAG CTTCACTGTACTGTGCCAGCGTACGGGTGCCCAGTGACTGCACTGGCAATCCATCCAGCGACCAATAACCTCATCATCACGCACTCAGATCAGCAG GTGTTTGAGTTCAGTATCAAAGACAAGGGATACACGCCCTGGAGCCGAGAGCTGCAGCAGCTGGGGCTGCACAAGGATTGGCTGGAGCGAGACACGCCCATCACCCACATCGCCTTCCGCCCCAGGCATTCCTCGCACGTCCTGCTCCACGACACATACATGTTCTGCATCCTGGACACGTTGCTG CCACTGCACCAGGATGCTGCAGCCTCGAAGCAGCAGGCACAGCTCGTGAAGGCAGCCCAGCGCCATCGTGGCCGTGCCTTCAAGATCTGCAAGCGGTTTCAG CCTCTGCTCTTTGTGGATTTCCTGGACGAGAGTTCTCTGGTGGCGGTGGAGCGGCCCCTGATGGACATCAAGGCCCAGCTGCCCCCGCCCATCTATCAGAAGAAATTTGGGACGTAG
- the HAS3 gene encoding hyaluronan synthase 3 produces MPMSLPTALRVLGTTLFAVTVLGGILAAYVTGYQFIHTEQHYLSFGLYGAILGLHLFVQSFFAFLEHRQMRLEGRPLKLQASVALCIAAYQEDPDYLRKCLRSIQRISFPGLKVVMVVDGNGEEDAYMLDIFNEVMGSEQSSCYVWNSNFHAQVMDGAEGGHLKATQHIQNLVRHHTYSCIMQKWGGKREVMYTAFRALGDSVDYVQVCDSDTVLDPACTAEMLRILEEDSSVGGVGGDVQILNKYDSWISFLSSVRYWMAFNVERACQSYFGCVQCISGPLGMYRNSLLQQFLEDWYHQTFLGSKCSFGDDRHLTNRVLSLGFHTKYTARSKCLTETPTRYLRWLNQQTRWSKSYFREWLYNALWFHKHHLWMTYESVVTGFFPFFLIATVIQLFYRGRVWNILLFLLTVQLVGIIKATYACFLRGNAEMIFMSLYALLYMSSLLPAKMFALATITKAGWGTSGRKTVVVNFIGLVPVSVWVAVLLGGLAYTAYCQDLFTDTELVFLISGTILYACYWVALLTLYLAIVARRCSKPQEQCHLALAEV; encoded by the exons atgcccatgaGCCTCCCCACAGCCCTGCGTGTTTTGGGGACCACCCTCTTTGCCGTGACTGTGCTGGGGGGCATCCTGGCGGCCTACGTCACGGGCTACCAGTTCATCCACACGGAGCAGCACTACCTGTCCTTTGGGCTCTACGGAGCCATCCTGGGCCTCCATCTCTTCGTCCAGAGTTTCTTCGCCTTCCTGGAGCACCGGCAGATGCGCCTGGAGGGGCGGCCCCTGAAGCTGCAAGCCTCGGTGGCCCTCTGCATCGCCGCCTACCAGGAGGACCCTGACTACCTGCGCAAATGCCTGCGCTCCATCCAGCGCATCTCCTTCCCTGGCCtcaaggtggtgatggtggtagaCGGCAACGGGGAGGAGGACGCCTACATGCTGGACATCTTCAACGAGGTGATGGGCTCCGAGCAGAGCAGCTGCTATGTCTGGAACAGCAACTTCCATGCTCAGGTGATGGACGGGGCAGAGGGTGGCCACCTGAAGGCCACGCAGCACATCCAGAACCTCGTCCGCCACCACACCTACTCCTGCATTATGCAGAAGTGGGGTGGGAAGCGGGAAGTGATGTACACAGCCTTCCGTGCCCTCGGGGACTCGGTGGACTATGTGCAG GTGTGTGACTCAGACACTGTTCTGGATCCAGCCTGCACTGCAGAGATGCTCCGGATCCTGGAGGAGGACTCCAGCGTCGGGGGTGTTGGTGGAGACGTCCAG ATCCTCAACAAGTACGACTCGTGGATCTCCTTCCTGAGCAGCGTGCGCTACTGGATGGCGTTCAACGTGGAGCGGGCCTGCCAGTCCTACTTTGGGTGCGTCCAGTGCATCAGCGGGCCCCTGGGCATGTACCGCAACTCCCTGCTGCAGCAGTTCCTGGAAGACTGGTACCACCAGACCTTCCTGGGGAGCAAGTGCAGCTTTGGGGACGACCGGCACCTCACCAACCGGGTCCTGAGCCTGGGCTTCCACACGAAGTACACAGCCCGCTCCAAGTGCCTGACCGAGACCCCCACCCGGTACCTGCGCTGGCTCAACCAGCAGACCCGCTGGAGCAAGTCCTACTTCCGGGAGTGGCTCTACAACGCGCTCTGGTTCCACAAGCACCACCTCTGGATGACCTATGAGTCTGTGGTGACCggcttcttccccttcttcctcaTCGCCACCGTCATCCAGCTCTTCTACCGGGGCCGCGTCTGGAAcatcctgctcttcctcctgacAGTGCAGCTGGTGGGCATCATCAAGGCCACCTATGCCTGCTTCCTGCGGGGCAACGCAGAGATGATCTTCATGTCCCTCTACGCCCTGCTCTACATGTCCAGCCTCCTGCCGGCCAAGATGTTTGCCCTCGCCACCATCACGAAGGCAGGCTGGGGCACCTCTGGGAGGAAGACAGTTGTGGTCAACTTTATCGGCCTCGTCCCCGTCTCGGTTTGGGTGGCAGTGCTGCTGGGTGGGCTGGCATACACCGCCTACTGCCAGGACCTTTTCACAGACACGGAGTTGGTCTTCCTCATCTCAGGGACCATCTTGTACGCCTGCTATTGGGTGGCACTGCTCACCCTCTACCTGGCCATTGTGGCCAGGCGCTGCAGCAAGCCACAGGAGCAGTGCCACTTGGCCTTGGCGGAGGTGTGA
- the UTP4 gene encoding U3 small nucleolar RNA-associated protein 4 homolog isoform X2, protein MGEFQVHRARLFAFVPAGVRCLAAPGARPPRRRLAAGRLDGAVELYDLQANGAQEKVIPGHEARVAEALCWAAGERLFGAGLGGAVVEYDLERLRVKCSVDAFGGPLWSMAADPAGTQLAVGCEDGSIKLFRVLSDKVQFERQLDRQKERILSLSWHPSGTKIAAGSVDCFYIFDVKSGHISQRILVERRLQGSPSQKCLVWGLAFLSEGTVVSADSAGKVQFWDSEMGTLLSKHPISKAAVLSVAVAEAEDSLVVGTSEGTVYQFQLLPVKLGSTEHQWVRTRPFRHHTHDVRTVAHTATAFISGGLDGQLVIRPLMEKVESKTYEAALRTITFPHRCLVSCARRARLLLFQYPQHLELWRLGTTNTPGRPGEVLPVSCPPQNLLQLKAKGPEHIRSSCVSPCGSWIAYSTATRFYLHQVQLVGDLVSINRVRKTPKLNGSAHHLLFSNDSTRLFAASDRGCVHVLLLLQSGACKHLHILRPNLEMSEAVHRLAVSADGRWLSAAGGDWDIHIYNLENTKLHCTVPAYGCPVTALAIHPATNNLIITHSDQQVFEFSIKDKGYTPWSRELQQLGLHKDWLERDTPITHIAFRPRHSSHVLLHDTYMFCILDTLLPLHQDAAASKQQAQLVKAAQRHRGRAFKICKRFQPLLFVDFLDESSLVAVERPLMDIKAQLPPPIYQKKFGT, encoded by the exons ATGGGCGAGTTCCAGGTGCACCGCGCGCGGCTCTTCGCCTTCGTGCCCGCCGGGGTCCGCTGCCTGGCCGCCCCCGGCGCCcgcccgccccgccgccgccTGGCCGCCGGCCGCCTCGACGGCGCCGTGGAGCTCTACGACCTGCAGGCCAACGGCGCCCAGGAGAAG GTGATCCCGGGCCACGAGGCGCGCGTCGCGGAGGCGCTGTGCTGGGCGGCGGGCGAGCGGCTCTTCGGCGCCGGGCTCGGCGGGGCGGTGGTCGAGTACGACCTGGAGAGACTGCGCGTCAAGTGCTCGGTGGATGCCTTCGGGGGGCCCCTCTGGAGCATGGCCGCCGACCCCGCCGGGACTCAGCTGGCG GTTGGCTGTGAGGACGGATCCATTAAGCTGTTCCGCGTCCTATCTGACAAAGTCCAGTTTGAAAGGCAGCTGGACCGACAGAAAG AGCGCATCCTCTCTCTCTCGTGGCATCCGTCTGGGACCAAGATTGCAGCTGGCTCCGttgactgcttctacatcttTGATGTCAAATCTG GCCACATCAGCCAGCGGATACTGGTGGAGAGACGTCTGCAAGGCTCCCCCAGCCAGAAATGCCTGGTTTGGGGCCTGGCCTTCCTTTCAGAGGGCACAGTGGTCAGCGCGGACTCTGCTGGAAAAGTGCAGTTCTGGGATTCGGAGATGGGGACTCTGCTCTCCAAGCATCCCATCAGCAAAGCTGCAGTGCTTTCGGTGGCCGTGGCTGAG GCAGAAGACAGTCTTGTGGTTGGCACGTCGGAAGGGACGGTATATCAGTTCCAGCTGCTGCCAGTGAAGCTGGGCAGCACTGAGCACCAGTGGGTGCGGACCAGACCCTTTCGGCATCACACTCATGATGTGCGGACAGTGGCGCACACCGCCACAGCATTCATCTCTGGAG GGCTGGATGGACAACTCGTGATCCGACCCCTGATGGAGAAGGTGGAGTCGAAGACCTACGAAGCCGCCCTCCGCACAATCACCTTCCCTCAC AGGTGCCTCGTCTCCTGCGCCAGGAGAGCCCGACTCCTCCTCTTCCAGTACCCCCAGCACCTGGAGCTCTGGAGGCTTGGCACCACAAACACCCCTG GAAGGCCTGGCGAAGTCCTGCCAGTGTCCTGCCCACCCCAGAACCTGCTCCAGCTGAAGGCTAAG GGTCCAGAGCACATCCGCAGCAGCTGCGTCTCTCCATGTGGCAGCTGGATTGCCTACTCCACAGCTACCAGGTTCTATCTGCATCAGGTCCAGCTCGTTGGCGACCTCGTTTCCATCAACAGA GTTCGTAAGACTCCCAAGCTGAACGGCTCAGCCCACCACCTGCTTTTTTCCAACGACTCCACCAGGCTTTTTGCGGCATCGGATCGTGGCTGCGTGCATGTACTTTTGCTCTTGCAGTCAGGGGCCTGCAAGCACCTACACATCCTTCGTCCGAATTTGG AGATGTCAGAAGCAGTGCACCGGCTGGCGGTGAGCGCAGATGGCAGGTGGCTGTCTGCAGCTGGAGGAGACTGGGACATCCACATCTACAACTTGGAGAACACCAAG CTTCACTGTACTGTGCCAGCGTACGGGTGCCCAGTGACTGCACTGGCAATCCATCCAGCGACCAATAACCTCATCATCACGCACTCAGATCAGCAG GTGTTTGAGTTCAGTATCAAAGACAAGGGATACACGCCCTGGAGCCGAGAGCTGCAGCAGCTGGGGCTGCACAAGGATTGGCTGGAGCGAGACACGCCCATCACCCACATCGCCTTCCGCCCCAGGCATTCCTCGCACGTCCTGCTCCACGACACATACATGTTCTGCATCCTGGACACGTTGCTG CCACTGCACCAGGATGCTGCAGCCTCGAAGCAGCAGGCACAGCTCGTGAAGGCAGCCCAGCGCCATCGTGGCCGTGCCTTCAAGATCTGCAAGCGGTTTCAG CCTCTGCTCTTTGTGGATTTCCTGGACGAGAGTTCTCTGGTGGCGGTGGAGCGGCCCCTGATGGACATCAAGGCCCAGCTGCCCCCGCCCATCTATCAGAAGAAATTTGGGACGTAG